ACTAATAGATTTAAGATCAGAATTATCTGTGCTATATTCAGTAGCCATAGCAATAGGACTATTGGTAGTAGTTATCATAACTTCTGAAggtttattaaaattaatagtATCAGAAACATTGGCATCCTTAGAAAAACTATCAGAATAATTATAGCCcgtattattttttaaattattaaaagtattttcaGAAGTAGAGCTATTAGTCGgcatattattattaataaaggTCATAATAGTAGGGCTATTGATGGTAGTAGTCATAATACTGATTCGATCAGTGATAGTATTAAAAGTAGAGCCAATAGTAGCAATATTACCACTAGTAGCATAAGAACTGTTTGTGGTTTGAGAAATAATATCAATATCATTAGTATCAAAATTGTTAGAGGGggtatttatattagtaGTACTATATTCATTAGTTGTTACGTGTTTATAACTATTAGGAGTGGATACAACTTCGGCCACATTAGATTTTGTAGCAGCATTATTGAATGTAAGAATTTTAGTAGTTGTTACAATTTCAGGACTTTTCGAAGAGGGTATAACTGCAGGACTATTAGCAATTGTATTTTCATTGTCAATACTAGAAATATTCATAGTTTCTACAACTTTGGAACCATTATAAATCGATATATCATCGGGTATTTCAGTAATTGCAGCGGTATTATTAATGCTAGGAATATAAGTAGTGGTAGTTAGGTAATTAGGACTATCAGAAGTGGAGATATCTTCAGGCACACTAGTAATTATATCGGCATTTTTGATGTTGGGAATATTAGTTATTGTTATAATTTCAGGACTATCAGAAGTGGAGATATCTTCAGGCACACTAGTAATTATATCGGCATTTTTGATGTTAGGAATATTAGTAGTAGTATTATAAATAGGACTCTTAAAAATTGCAGCGAAGCCTTCTAAATCTTTTGCAAGCTCAGTGGTGTTAAAAGTAGTGGTATTATTAGTCTTAGACATCATAATACCAGAACTATTTGTAGAACCTATCATTTCATATGTATCATTAGTTGTAGGCTTCATAACATCATATGCATTAATTTCGGAGCTACTGGTGGTATGAATCATAATATCCTGGTCTTTAGCACCAGAGATATTATCTAGGTCATTTGCCACAGTAGTTATCACTATATTTCTTTCCGTAGGTGTAGTCATATTACTGATCTTTTTAACAGTAAAAGGTGTTTTTATACTATTAGAAGAAACATCAGATTTTGAATCGTAAATTATGACAATAGAACTATTATTAGTTGTTACTCTCATTTTAtcagaataaaaatttatatcaatGCATTTATCAGATGATAAAAACTCTTTGTTCTCTTGTAAAGttttgttaaaatttttaatgttttttctttgacATTTTCGATAATGTTCTAAAAGCTTATCGCACTTCCTATAATAGACTGATGGTATTTTATCGCTATcatcatattttaaacataaatttttgttaataatttttcggATATCGTCTTTTTGAAATAACGATTTAGAAATAGATTTCTTATGGCATAAATTTAGCGACCTGAAATTCTCCAATGTCATATTAATCATCTGATCAATAAATGTACTTTCTGCTTTGCTTAATTTTGATGTTGTATTCGGTATATCATTTgtactaaatttttttttaattttaattagataaactttttgtaaatgttgttttcttatattaaaattttttaataagttattattttttaagattaaAATGAAAGACTTATTACTAATCAACGTCTGCCATACAAACCTTCCAAAAATTTCAACAGCTTCCATTGAAAGGTTGGTTTCTTTCACATTGTTATCTAATATGTTGCAATATTCATCTTTACTAATATTTTGGATATCATTTAACAAACTTGTCGTGTCGTGGCTTGTTGTTATTACAAcagtaattaaatttaacaaCTTtgaataagaaaataacGACCTCATTATATGGGGTTTTaagaaagtaaaaaatattggcTAAAGTAAGCATTAGCTACAAAAAATCGATATAgggtttttttgtttttttttgccccttttttttaaaaatggaGGAAAGAAAATGATGAGGAAggaacaaaaataaaaactagaataaatattttaataaatcttcaAACACTGGAGTTGTGGAGTTTCTTTGGattttatatctaaataaataaagtttaGTGCTATTCGATGATCTGTTTCTATTTGGTATAGAATGGTTTTGAGATAACCAAATACTTTCTATGGTATTGGTATGTACTCCTGTAAGTGGGTCTCTAAAGTGTAGAGAATGATTTAACATTTGATGTTGGTTTAATATAAAGCCTAAATTACGGTAGGCTCTCCACATATCGCTATAAATTATACTATTTCTGTCTACATATTTTAACAAAAGATTAGTTAGCGTTATTTGgtcttttttcttaatatatatataaatataattcgGCGGTGTATGGTACGTTCGACCATAACAAAACACCAGAAACCTTTCACAATTCTACCTCTATTATTCTTATTCTTGCCAATCTTCGTCTCGTCGATTTCCACTATAGTATCATCGCCCCCAAGAGTCCCTATACTAGATAAATACTTATCATAAAGACTCATttcttttacttttttagCACGAAAGATATAGAAGGTTTAGTACAACCTAAAACATGAGAAATGGACTTACGCGAATAACCTAGAATCAATATATTTagtatttgtaatattgtACTTTAATTTAGCCTAGGATCCTGAAAGAAAGTTTCATTCCAAATCGAAGTTGTGTGTTTACATGAGCTCCATGGACACCTTATGAACTTCTTTGCTCCACACCTTGCTTCGTTTTTCGGTTACAGACGctacaaattttattttgtttcttaATTATTAGATCATTATATATGATCTCCAATTCTTCTCTTGTCCGAATTCTTTCCtccatttttaaaaaaaaggggcaaaaaaacaaaaaacccTATATCGATTTTTTGTAGCTAATGCTTACTTTAGccaatattttttcgaaaaagacaaacaaaaatattttattgatcaaaattttgaaatatcAAAACAAATTGTGAGAATATACGTCAAATTTGTGTTCTAATATGTAAATTGTTGCAATTTGTTTACGAATCTGGGTGTTCTAAGCTATATTTGTGCCGAGCGTTCTGCaactaattttaatttgaatGATATTATCTACAATATTTAGTCCATAGATAAAAACTTAGTTCTATTTGCTGTTTTGTGTATATGAAGCCCGTATTCGTTTGTTTTTGAGCtactttttgttttaaagtGAATTTATTCATGGTATCCGCCCATATTTACacaattaaaattcttaaagATTAAATGTATCGAAcaaatcaattttaaattaaacatTATTCTGTTTTTTCCGTTCCGTTGGTTATTGATTATTTTGTAACGCCGCTTAtacatattaaatttacttttttaattgttgaATGCATGCGTGTTCTgtttgttatattttaaaattgccAGGTTTGA
The Vairimorpha necatrix chromosome 6, complete sequence DNA segment above includes these coding regions:
- a CDS encoding putative SP-containing membrane protein, with protein sequence MRSLFSYSKLLNLITVVITTSHDTTSLLNDIQNISKDEYCNILDNNVKETNLSMEAVEIFGRFVWQTLISNKSFILILKNNNLLKNFNIRKQHLQKVYLIKIKKKFSTNDIPNTTSKLSKAESTFIDQMINMTLENFRSLNLCHKKSISKSLFQKDDIRKIINKNLCLKYDDSDKIPSVYYRKCDKLLEHYRKCQRKNIKNFNKTLQENKEFLSSDKCIDINFYSDKMRVTTNNSSIVIIYDSKSDVSSNSIKTPFTVKKISNMTTPTERNIVITTVANDLDNISGAKDQDIMIHTTSSSEINAYDVMKPTTNDTYEMIGSTNSSGIMMSKTNNTTTFNTTELAKDLEGFAAIFKSPIYNTTTNIPNIKNADIITSVPEDISTSDSPEIITITNIPNIKNADIITSVPEDISTSDSPNYLTTTTYIPSINNTAAITEIPDDISIYNGSKVVETMNISSIDNENTIANSPAVIPSSKSPEIVTTTKILTFNNAATKSNVAEVVSTPNSYKHVTTNEYSTTNINTPSNNFDTNDIDIISQTTNSSYATSGNIATIGSTFNTITDRISIMTTTINSPTIMTFINNNMPTNSSTSENTFNNLKNNTGYNYSDSFSKDANVSDTINFNKPSEVMITTTNSPIAMATEYSTDNSDLKSISNFSEEMQPIITSTDTYNTTNAYTTINHDIMNTTTLDDVPFNISQFFHLDTMSKELSYNIYCGLIISLLIILIIVLAASMACVVRKFSNKNYKLVKQKEKEMIKYNV